AGTCCGCCCATGCCGTCGGCCAGGGGGTAGGCGTAGACGCAGCTTTCTTTGACTGCTTCTTCGTAGCGGTTGCGGGCGGCGTTGGGGTTGACTTTCTGGATCTCGCGTTGGGCGGCGTGAATGGCTTGGCGTTGGTTCTTGCCGGGTAGGTGCTGGGCCAGGGCTTTCTGGACGGCTTCCCAGGCGGGGCTGCCGGGGGTGAGGCGGTTGCGCATCTGGGTGTTGACCGAGACCGCGGCGCGCCAGTCGAAGGTGCCCT
This window of the Kineosporia sp. NBRC 101731 genome carries:
- a CDS encoding DUF222 domain-containing protein; protein product: GTFDWRAAVSVNTQMRNRLTPGSPAWEAVQKALAQHLPGKNQRQAIHAAQREIQKVNPNAARNRYEEAVKESCVYAYPLADGMGGLTVKLRADKAMLIHSMLDALADSYRDALRRAGIPDTRSHQERRAD